The genomic stretch ATTTCCTGTTCGGTCTGGGAGCCGGATATAACGGGATTTCCGGGGTAATGGAAAAGTCGGAGCGGGACGTGATCAGCGGTAATATTGATTTGATTTACCGGATGCCGAAATTCCAGTTTTCGAATAAGTTCTCGTTGACATCGACTCATTTGAAGAACCCGATCGTGGCTTTTAGCGCGTATGCGGCGGCGAATCCTTATTATAAAAAGTATAACGAGGAGGGGACGGTTGACAAATGGTTGGAATATAATGATTACTTCAAGGCTTCGAATCCGCTATGGAACGCAAGCCAGAATAGCCGGGACGAGGGGAAGAATCTCTTGTTGAGTAATTATTTCATGGCGGAGTATTTCCCCACGACGGAGTGGCGGGTACGTGCCCGGTTGGGATTGACTTACGGGAATGATGACACCGAGAAGTTTTATTCCCGGAATGATACTCGTTACGAGAACGTGGAGACCACGAAAAAGGGTGAGTTTTATTCGAATAATGTCCGGACGAATCAGGTGGAGGCGGAGGTAAGTGTTACTTACGCGAAGATGTTGGGAAAGCACAGGATTAATTTGGTTGCCGGGGGAAATATATCCAGTAATAAATCGCTCTCGCAAGGGTATTCGGCGGTGGGATTCCCGGACGGGGATTTTTCTTATCCTTCTTTCTCCAACGGGTACCCGGAATACGGTACGCCCGCTTATTACGAGTCGGTGTCCCGCTCGGTGAACGGGTATTTTAATGCGGGGTATGCTTTTGATGACCGCTACCTGATGGATTTCAGCCTGCGTACGAGTGGATCGTCGGTTTTCGGTACTTCCCGGAAGTATAATACCACGTGGTCGGTGGGGGTGGGATGGAACCTGCACAAAGAGAAGTTTATCATGGATCACGTGGCTTGGATTAACGTGCTGAAGTTGCGGGCTTCAATCGGGAATCCGGGAAACCAGAGTTTTGATTCGGCACAGTCGTTGTTGACTTACGCATTCCAGTTCGGTTCGATGAACTATTTCGGGTTGGGGGCCGAGTTGTCACAGGTTGGTAATCCCGATTTGGAGTGGCAGATCACGGTGGACAAGAATATCGGGTTGGACGTGACGTTGTTTAACAAGCGTTTTTCCCTGACGGCGGATTACTATTACAAGGTGACCGATCCGTTGTTGATCAAGGTGAGTACCCCGTTGTCTTCCGGTACGGAGACTTACATGACGAATGCCGGAGAACAGGTGTCGCAAGGTTTCACGGCATCGGTGTCGTATTATATTTTTCAGGATTTCGAGAAGCGTTTTTCATGGATGGTACGGGCAAACGTGCGGACACAGAAGAACCGGATAGATAAAATCGGTAATAAGCTTTCGACGTTGAACGCCAACGGGAAAGGGGAGAATACCGTGAGGTATTACGACGGGGCAGACCCGGATGATATCTGGGCGGTGAAGTCAGCGGGGATTGATCCCTCGAATGGAAAGGAGTTGTTTTATGCGAAGGATGGAAGTTACACGTACGATTTTTCTTATGATGACGAGGTGATTTGCGGGAATACCCGTCCCGACGTGGAGGGGGTGATCGGTTCGTCGTTGAATTGGAAAGGTTTTTCGGTAAGCCTGAATTTCCGCTACCAGATGGGGGCCGACGTGTTTAACGAGGCTCTTTATAACAAGGTGGAAAATATCTCTAAGAATGATTTGAACAAGAATCAGGACAGGCGTGCCTTGTACGAGCGTTGGCAGGATGTGGGGGATATCGTGCATTTCAAGGATATTGCCAGCGCGGAGACCACCCCGATGTCTTCCCGTTTCGTGCAGGAAGAGAACGTGTTGACCTTGGAGTCGATTTACGTGGGATACGAGTTCTATGACGGGTGGATCAAAAAGTTAGGGTTGAGTAGTTTAAAGATTCAGGCTTCTATGCGTGACGTGTTCCGGGCATCGACGATCCGGTCGGAGAGAGGTATCGCGTATCCTTTTGCCCGAAGTATGGAAGCGGGGTTATCGTTTAATTTTTAATGATTGATGAATATGAGATTACGAAATATGATTTGGATCGGCTTGGTGTTGGCGTGTGGAGCCGGGTGTTCGGATTTTCTGGACGTGCAACCCAAGGATAAACAGTCGGAAAAGCAATTATTCTCGACGAGAGGCGGGTTTTACATGGCGGTAAACGGTATTTACAATAAGGTGGCCTCCACGGCTCTTTACGGGAAGAATCTTTCTTACGAGCTGGTGGACGTTATTTCGAAACGGTACTCGCCTTTACAAGCTAACACGTACTTGACGGCATTAAGTTCTTTCGACTATGCGGATAACTCGGTGCAGACGGGGGTGTCGAACACGTGGACGGCGGCTTATAACACGATTTTGAATTGTAACGTGGTGTTGGATAATCTTGAGGAGAGTGACGGGATTCTGTTGACACCTGAATACCGGATGTTGAAAGGGGAGATGCTGGCACTCCGTGCTTTCTTGCATTTCGATATGTTGCGGTTGTTCGGGCCGGTTTACAAGAATCACCCGGAAGCGGCGGCGATTCCTTACAACGAGTCGGCGAGGGTGTCGGCCTTGCCCTTGCTGGCTGCCGATTCGGTGATGCACGAGAAGATTCTGCGGGATTTGGACGAGGCCGAAAGTTTGTTGGCGGATAGTGACCCCGTGATCGAGGGAGGACCGATGGCTTCACTGGAGAATGATCAGGATGTTTACCTGCGTTATCGGCAGTTGCGGATGAATTATTATGCCGTGTTGGCGTTGAAGGCTAGGGTGTACTTGTACGCGGGAGAGCAGGCGAAGGCATTGGCCGCAGCTCGCAAGCTACTGACGGATGCGAGAGTGGACGAATATTTCCCGGCTGTCGATCCGAATAAACTTCTGGCTAATCAGGATAACCCGGATCGGGTGTTCTCGACGGAAGTACTGGCGGGAATTTACGTGAAGGATCGGGCTGATATTCATTCCAATTATTTCAGTTCGGAACAGGCGGGTAATAATTACCTGCATCCCCGGAAGAATTTCGTGAATATGAGTCTTTTCGCGGGGGAGACACAGGATTACCGGTTCCAAGCGTGGTGGCGCACGGCTTCCAACGAGAGTGAAGGCGGGTATGACTTTATCAAGTACGAGGAGATAGCCCAGCCCGCGGAGAAGGGGGAAACCGAGTATTTCTATGCCGTTTTCATGTCGTTGATCCGGTTGAGCGAGGTGTATTATATCGCGGCCGAGAGTGAACCCGTGCTGGCGGATAAATATGCGTGGTTGAATAAAATACGGGAACGCAGGGGTTTGGGAGCTTTAATCGTGATCTCGGAAGATGATTTTATGAAGCGCTTGCGTACGGAATATTTGCGTGAATTTATGGGAGAAGGACAAATTTTCTTCATGTATAAACGGTTGTATGCAGCTATTCCCAGTGATGAGAATGGGAATGATATGAATGCTTATGAAGCCCGGGAAGAGTATTACGTGTTGCCGTTGCCTTCCGGGGAAATCGCTAATCGTTAAATAGTAAGGTTATGAAATGGAAAGATATTTTATTTATACTGGGGCTAAGTGCAGTTCTGGGAGCTTGTGAAAAGAAGGATATCGAGGTTTTTACCACGGATGACGCAGGGATTTATTTTCAATTGATAAAGGGGTATTACGGGACAACCACGGAAATTTACACGGATTCACTTGATTATTCATTTGCATCACTTCCGGCCTCGATGAAAGATGTGATTCTTCCCGCTACCGTCCGGACGATGGGGAAGGTGGCGGATTATGATCGTCCTTTTAAAGTGGTCGTGGATAAAGAGGGAACGACTGCCATAGAGGGGGTGCATTACGAAATTGATTTGGATTCGGTGGTTGTACCTGCGGGAAAAAGTTCGGCGAATGTCAATGTGCGTTTTTTCAGGACGGATGATTTGATGGAGAAGTCGGTGCGGCTGGCTCTTCGTTTGGAGGATAACGAGCATTTCAAGTGTTATTTTCCGGAGTACAAGAACATGAATACTTATTCATCGACGGGAGTGCTGATTCATGGTGATTCATTCTCTTTCACGTTGAGCGAGATGTACACGATACCTTGGTATTGGAGGGTAATCATCGAGACCGATTATTTCGGGGTGTGGACGCCTAAAAAGTTCGTGGTTATCAATCTGGTTTGTGGTTTTACCATGGATGATTGGAATAACGCGGGAGGTACCGGGGCAAAAATAATATACGGGCGTTGTGGCTTTTTCGCGACGATGGTTCAAAAGTATTTGCAGGAACAGGCGGATGCCGGAACCCCGGTGGTGGACTCGGACGGGAAGTATATGCAACTTGATTCGGATTATGCCGTGGATTATTCTCGATATGAATAAGATTAAAAAGTGACGTTATGAAAATGAATTATATCATATTGTTTTTGTTTGGTGTTTCTCTTTGTGCTTGTTTTGAGGATAAGGGAAACTATGATTACCGGGATATGGCGGATATTACAATTGAGAATATCCCGGAAGTGATCGAGGTGTTGGGGAATTCCGATCATATTGTCGTGAGCCCGAAAGTCGTTTCTTCTTTGGATGGAGAGGTTAAGGAGGGGGATGCTAATTTCGAGTTCACGTATAAGATTGAGAAAAAATCCGGGGGAACGATGGTGGCCGGACAGAAGTGGGTGGATTTGAATCCTTCGAAGACGTTGAATCTGGATACCTTGGCGGCTTTCGCTGCCGACACGTATATCGGGTGGTTTGGTGTAACCGATAAGCGTTCGGGAGTACAGACATCTACAACCTTTGATATTAAAGTTTCCTCCCCGACTTACGAGGGGTGGATGGTGTTGTGCAACGAGGGGGAACAGGAACGGGTACGGATGGATATGATTTCCGCGATATCGGCGGAACGAGTTATCCCGGCTTATGACGTGTTGGCACCCTTGGGATTTCCGGAGCTAAGACACGCGAGGGGGATAGGCTTTTATCCTAACCGTCGGGCGAATCCTGATGACGTGATTTACGTGATGTCGGAGGAGGGTACGTATCGATTGGAGCGGGAAACATTCAAGACGGATGAATCGTGGAATATTAATAATGTAGATTTTATTATTCCTCCGGGAGATGAGCATGTCGTGTATTATAACACGGTGAACAATAATAATTCTTCGGAGGCTTTGGCCTGTCTTTGCGTGACAGACGCCGGAAATGCGTATGCGCAGGTGTTGAGTACTCCCGGTGCCGCTTTCGAGAAGCCGATCAATACTTCCGCTCGTGGAGAAGCCCCGACCTACAGGGTTGCCCCGTATATCGGGGTGAGTATGGCCCGTCCGGGGAATGGGAAAGCTGCCGTGTTCTATGATATGGATAACCAGCGTTTCATGGGGTGGAAACAGGGATATGTTGATTTCCTGATGCAGGTTTTGAATCCTATCCGGGACAAGGAGGGGGCTTTGTTCACTTTCAAGACGGGAATGGATTTGGTGTACATGGAGAGTACTCGTTATTCCAACGGGCTGGTTTATGCTATATTGCAGGATGCCGGGGGGAAACGTTGTATTTACGGGATCAATATGTCGGGTAACGGGTATGTTCCGGAATCAATGTATAAGGATTTGAACGCACCTGATTTTGACAAGGCGTCGATTTTTGCTTTTCATTCTCAATTCCCCTATATGTTTTACGCTGTGGGGAATAAGGTGTACCTGCATAATCTGGGGACAAATACGACCTATCCGATGAATAGTATCGCTTTGGGAGAGCATGAGGTCGTGACGATGTTGAAATTCAACCTGTATCGCCAATGTTCTTTAAAGGATTTGAATAATCAATCCGACGAGTTCATGGCCCGGCAGTATGAGTTGATGGTGGGATCTTACAATACTGATGCCCCGGATAATAACGGGGGTAAGTTGGGATTTTATCCGGTTGACGGGGTGAATAACAGCGTGACGAAACGGGCGGAATATGACGGATTCGCGAGAATTAAAGACGTGGTGTATCGTGAGCGGCGGTAAGTGACGGGGTGATTATTGTGTCTGTGGAGAGGGGAACTCGAATGTTCCCCTCTCTGTTATCATACACGGGGGAGTTTAATATCGTGATTGATTGTAATAATGCCGGCGTACTGGCGGAGTTTTACAGTAAATTGTTGGGATGGGAATGGACTCGTCCCCGAGCAAACGGGTGGGCTGCCGTTGCCTCTCCGACAGGCATGGTGTTTGCTTTTCCGGAAGTGGAAGAGTATTCTCTGTAAAAGGTACTTTTTCTTTGATTGTATTTGTGTCGGGATTGTATACGTTGTTTTGGATATATTACAACATATCGAATGTCTTTTCTTTTGAACGCTCATCAATCTTTTCAGGTAGATATAGCTATGTTACGGGTAACGATGATTATTTCGATTTTGAGTAACTCTTAGCATTAACGGGTGATTTCCAATTTTTAATGTGTCGTGAACTAATGAAACAGAAGTGCTCATGTCTAAATTTCGGTTTAAACATGGTTTAAACATCCTATCCCAAAAAACTAAAAACAGCTATAAAAGAAAAGAGAGTCACTTTTGTAACTCTCTCTTTATCAGTGGTGCCACCAGAACTCTGTTTTCTTTATTTAATTTAATTGTGAAAATTAAAAAAAATAAGAAATATGTTGAATTATAATGCTTTACAAATTTCTTTTAAAAAGCCAATATTAAGCTAATTTTGAAAATGTGGTGACAATGTGGTGACAAATCTCAAAAAGTTTCGCTAAATTTGTGGTGAAAACATAAAGAAAAAAGTTATGGGCAACTACTTTTTGAGAAAAGGCACAAGTAAAGAGGCTACATTGTTCGTCCGAATAAGGAAACGTGTTCCTAAGATTGACAAGAATGTCAATACTAGAATTGTGATTGACCGCAATGTGTGGGAGAGGGCGAATAAGGATGCTGCAAGTTTGGAGAAGTTCTATAGGACCAAAGATGGACAGACTATTTATCGTAAGATGTGTGCCATCGACCAGGCATTGGAAGAATTGTTGAGTCAGGGTAAATTTGAAGATACACACATAGACCATGCAGTTGAGTCTATTGTCTTTGCTGAAATCAGAGAACAGCAACGCAAAGAGGAAGAAGAACGCAAGCAGAAGAAACAGGCAGCCGAGGAAGCACGTAAAAAAGATGTGCGAACTTTCCTCAATGACTTCATTGCAGGAATCAGAGAGGGTTCAATCAAACATAATGGCAACACCTATAGTGCAAACACCTGTAAAGTTTGGGAGTCTTTCAGACTTATCCTTGAACGCTTTCATAAAAAGCACCCATTCACTTGGGAAAGTATCGATCAGCGATTGGTGGATAAGTTTCTTTTTATGATGGAGAAAGATGGTTATATGCCCAAGAGCATTAACAAATACCTTGTTTGTTTCCGTGCAATGGTTGGCTATGCCCATAAAGCCAGATTTCACAACAATTCCATTGCCGAAAAGTGTTTCTCGAAAATCCGTGTACGCGAATGTGATAAAGCAAAAGAGATCTATTTGAACGATGCTGAGCTTCAGGCCTTGTACGAAATGCCATTGGATGGTTTGGATGCACAAGTGCGCGATGTATTCTTAGTAGGTTGTTACACTTGCCAAAGATATAGTGACTATTCTGCACTTACAGCCAATAACTTTACCACCACAGCAAGAGGAAATAAGGTTGTGCGCTTGATACAAAAGAAAACCAGTACTCCGGTTGTTGTTCCCATTATGAACGACAACCTACTGCGCATTGCCGAGCGTTACGACTTTAATATCCCCGAGATTTCTGATGTCATTCTCAACAGATATATAAAGGATATTCTCAAACGACTATCCGAAGAGGTACCATCGTTACAAAAGGCAGAGATCACCAAGCTCACCATGCGCGAACGGGAAATGGAAGAGCGTGGCGATGCAGAATTTATGCGTAACGAGGATGGCGATGTCATCAAATATCGCTATGACTTAGTTACATCTCACACCGCCCGACGAAGCGGAATCACCAACCTCTACCTTACCGGATTGTTCGATACCGTACAGATGATGTCAATCAGTGGCCATAAAGACCAGCGCACATTCTTCGACTATATCAAACTGTCGTCAGACGAGATTGCTGACAAGATTATGGAAAAACTTCGCCAGACTGAGAATGTCGGAAATGAGGGATTGTTCTAAACCAAAGGAGGCTGTATTGCCGTTCATTTATTACGATTTTTCATTATTATAGTTTTTAATATTGTATAAGTCGTATTGAATAAATTTAAAACTATAATACCACTGCTAGCTCAAGAGAGATTATGTCACAAATTAGCCCTTCTGAATGGGTGTGAAAAATCCAAATCTAGGGGGTGTAAATTAAACTGTGTCATCTTCATTTTTGACTCAACGGTCGGGGATCGGCCAAGCGCCAAGGGGGTGCACCAGCACTCCCGACGAGCGTAAAATTACCATAATTTAAACCTTTCTCCAAATTTAATAGCCAGTTGTTGAGCAACAGCCGCCCAATTCGGGATTGGCATGGTCCATTTTTTCCTGATATTGCGATAAGCCAGGTAAACTAGTTTTTCAAGGGCGGTGTCGTGCGGGAACACGCCCTTGTTTTTTGTAACTTTTCGAATTTGTCGATGATACCCTTCCACGGTATTGGTCGTGTATATCAGTCTTCTGATAGTTGCCGTGAACTGGAAATATTCAGTTAGTTTCTCCCAGTTATCTTGCCATGATTTGATGACAATAGGGTATTGTTCACCCCATTTATCGTCAAGTTTAACCAGTTCTTCTTCAGCTGATTCTTTATTTACAGCTTGATAAACTCGCTTGAGGTCAAGCAGGAATTCTTTTTGGTGTTTACTACCCACGTGCTTGATAGAATTGCGTATTTGATGCACGATGCATAACTGGACTATAGCGTCGGGATAAACACTCACGATCGCCTCGGGAAAGCCCTTTAGACCGTCCACGCAAGCGATTAGTATATCTTGCACACCACGGTTTTGCAAATCCGTGAGAACTCCCAGCCAAAAGTTCGCTCCCTCGTTTTTAGAGATATACATTCCCAGTAGCTCCTTATGCCCCTCCTTGGTTATACCCAGCACGTTGTAAATGGCACGAGTCACGGCGTAACCTCTTTCATCTGTTACCTTGTAATGAATAGCGTCCAACCAAACGATCGGGTACACGGGATCAAGGAGCCTTGATTTCCAAGCTTTAATCTCGGGAAGAACCCGATCTGTTATAGAACTGATCGTTTCTGCCGATACCCTGTTTCCTAGATTCTCTTCCATCCAGTCACTTATTTCTCGGGTGCTATTACCAAGGGCGTATAAACCTATGATCCGATCGGCCACACCCTCGGCTAGTATAGTCTCTCGTTTTTTAATGAACTGGGGATCAAAAGTTGAGTTACGATCTCTAGGCGTGGATACCGTCACTTCTCCTAAAGGAGTTTGTACTTGTTTTTGCATTTTACCGTTACGACGATTACCCGTTTCTCGTTCTTCATCAGAGAGATGGGCTTCCATTTCACCTTCGAGTGCCGCGTTTAGTATACTTTCCAATAACGGGGCAAACGCACCGTCTTTACCTAACAAGGACTTACCTGATTTTAATTGTTCCAGGGCCTTGTTTTTGATGCTTTCGAAATTAAATTCTTGTTCCATAAAAAAACTGTGTTAGCAAAATTAATCATTTATTTTTTTGCTGACACAGTTTAAATTACATTCTCCAAATCTACGCAAAACAGACACTTCAGTACATTAGAATGATATAAGACACAGAATTAATACCTATTACCTCCTATTTTAATCCGTCATTTCCTCTAATTTTATTTGAAATAGGTTATGTCTAATTTTGGCTTGTTCAATTTTATTATGTGTTATTATTGCTCCAATTAGCTTTATGTAGTTTTTGGTTTTTTTATTCATGCGCCATACCTTCTTGTTATTATTGCGTGTAGGTATATACAATTTAATCTTTGTTTTAATACGTCCTTTATCATCCATATATGCATAACCTCCAATCTGCAATCCCACTGTTGATGTACCAACTTGTTTTTCCATTAAAATTGGCCAGACCAAGGACATCCGATTATCTGATAATGCATTTATCAATTCCTGTTTTCTTACTAAAAGTTGACTCTCGTTTTGGTGATTTACCGATGGATCCATTGCTATAATTTTGCCACTATCATCAATATATTCTCCAACTCTTTCGCCATCTTTAAGCTTTAGTACGTCAAACAATTGTTTGCTTAATCTGATTGCGGACATCTCTCCTTCACATGTGTATGGTCTATATGATAATTGGTAAGGGACGTTATTACTTATTTCGTCATATTTATCCATGTCGGTTTTATCACTATAAGCTCTATAAGAAGCAGAATTATAATAATCTTTATAGTATAATTCATAGATGCCATTATTGTATTCAGGCATATTTCTTCCTTGAGTTCCTTGTTTGTATATTGCCTTTGCTAAACGAGCTCTATCATTTCGCATAACCGTATATGCTTGCACAAAAGACCAAAGACTACATTCACTCTCGTCTACTATCAAAGCTTTATTATAAGAAGTAAGGTTGTTATATCCATACAAAACAATCCAAGAATCTCCACTTTCATCTATAACTTCAATAATGTTATGAATAACTTTTTTCGATACAAGTTCCTTACTTGACAACCAATTTTTGGTATCTATAATATTGTAAGGTAAAAAAAGTTCATTTGTCCAAGTAAGTTTTTTATCCTTTAAAGAAAAAGTATCTTCACCATAATAATTACTAAACGAATTTGTCGTATCTATATCTCTTACAAAAGGATCCCATGTTCCTTCGCATTGCACATTCTTGGTATTAGAAATACGGGACTCCATAAGGTAGTTATCCTGCATTAAGCCGAGAATTTCGTACATTGCAATCCATTGATATTTTTTACCAAAACGTTCAATTATTGGACGGTTTCCCCTTGAAGCTCTGCAAATCGAATCATGACGCACATAAATATGTGGATCAAATTTATATTTATCAAAGATTAAGAATAAAGCATAGTTTCTCAGCTTTGACGCGCTGAAGCCATCAATATTTCGCCAATTATACAAAGAGGACTCAAATGTATACCTACCAAAATCTCCATATCCACCTGTCCCATTACTATACTCTGTTTCCATGCTGCTCAAAATTTTATTTTGAATAAACACTTCATCGTTAGTGTAGCCTTTAGTAATGTCAATGCGATAATGTGCTTCGACAAATTCTCTATTTGGGCAGTCGGAAAAAGCAAAATGATTATCATACGGAGGCTCTATTTTATTCATATCAATACCTTCACAATCCGTATGCTGTACTATATAGTCTATAGAGCATCTTGCATAATCACGTAATAAAATATCGCATCTTACTACTTTTCGCATAAATACTTTCTGATAAATTTGATGTGCTAATTCTTTCGACCTAGAGCATTCCCCTGTAAACACACATCCATGTACCACAGCATAAAGGCGTTGTTGGATGTAAGGATCATTGACATCATCAAAAAAATCAATAATTTCTCTTAATATTAAAGGATTGTCTTTCAATAAATTTATGCAAGCTTTGGTGGATATATCTCTTAACTCTCTATTGGGCGTTGAGAATGCCCAACACAATACAGACGCCATTTGCCATAAAATATTTTCAGGAATACAATCTGCAGATGTCCGGGATATTGACACCGCCCATTTTGCAAGTTGCATCATTTCCGTTAATGAAGGATCGGCACAGTTAATGGTGTAATGCATAGACCATACGGCATCTCTATCCTGCATAGACATTGATTTTAAATAAGTGTGAACTTCGTGTATTAACTCATTGCTTTCATTATGAGATGTAATAATAGGAACCAGTTCAAAAAAGAGATTTGTGTCAGACTCTCTATAACTTGATATTTTTATAAGTGCGTCTTTGCTAAGACTAAATCGTTGCGAAAGGGATCTTATAAATACTTTTTCTTTCTCGCCTGTTGATATGTTGGCTAAAGTGTAATCAAAAATTTCACAACCTTTTACTAATGGTAAAAGCACAGCTGTTGCATCATAGACGCCTGTATTCCTTATTTTTCTATAATCATTCCACCCTTTATCAATTAAGGCCTTTGCTATCAAGTAATCTCCTACAAGATCGAAATTGTAATCTACAATGTTTTCTTGAAGATGATT from Butyricimonas virosa encodes the following:
- a CDS encoding SusC/RagA family TonB-linked outer membrane protein, which encodes MKKTYDRKVFKRKLLSRRMAVIVVIRLFMVLLLGFPVLVNAGTRDSTRLESRQVEGKVTDEKKVPLPGVTVRWEGTSVGTATDAEGRFKVLMPVDSATLVVSFIGMKTVRVKIPKLKAGEVRKVLSIVLWDEDVKLEDVVVTGIFTRKKESFTGSASTYSAAELKTMGTQNILQSLKTLDPAFAILEDNQFGSDPNRLPNMEIRGKSSMLGLRDELDADPNQPLFILDGFESTLAAINDLDINRVASITILKDAASTAIYGSKAANGVIVVETVKPEAGKLQVSYTGNMNLSMPDLSSYNLMNAREKLEFERLAGRYEPVNWSTTNEVVLNKLYNEKLKVIESGVDTYWLAEPLRVGVNQKHSLYVQGGEGNFLFGLGAGYNGISGVMEKSERDVISGNIDLIYRMPKFQFSNKFSLTSTHLKNPIVAFSAYAAANPYYKKYNEEGTVDKWLEYNDYFKASNPLWNASQNSRDEGKNLLLSNYFMAEYFPTTEWRVRARLGLTYGNDDTEKFYSRNDTRYENVETTKKGEFYSNNVRTNQVEAEVSVTYAKMLGKHRINLVAGGNISSNKSLSQGYSAVGFPDGDFSYPSFSNGYPEYGTPAYYESVSRSVNGYFNAGYAFDDRYLMDFSLRTSGSSVFGTSRKYNTTWSVGVGWNLHKEKFIMDHVAWINVLKLRASIGNPGNQSFDSAQSLLTYAFQFGSMNYFGLGAELSQVGNPDLEWQITVDKNIGLDVTLFNKRFSLTADYYYKVTDPLLIKVSTPLSSGTETYMTNAGEQVSQGFTASVSYYIFQDFEKRFSWMVRANVRTQKNRIDKIGNKLSTLNANGKGENTVRYYDGADPDDIWAVKSAGIDPSNGKELFYAKDGSYTYDFSYDDEVICGNTRPDVEGVIGSSLNWKGFSVSLNFRYQMGADVFNEALYNKVENISKNDLNKNQDRRALYERWQDVGDIVHFKDIASAETTPMSSRFVQEENVLTLESIYVGYEFYDGWIKKLGLSSLKIQASMRDVFRASTIRSERGIAYPFARSMEAGLSFNF
- a CDS encoding RagB/SusD family nutrient uptake outer membrane protein yields the protein MRLRNMIWIGLVLACGAGCSDFLDVQPKDKQSEKQLFSTRGGFYMAVNGIYNKVASTALYGKNLSYELVDVISKRYSPLQANTYLTALSSFDYADNSVQTGVSNTWTAAYNTILNCNVVLDNLEESDGILLTPEYRMLKGEMLALRAFLHFDMLRLFGPVYKNHPEAAAIPYNESARVSALPLLAADSVMHEKILRDLDEAESLLADSDPVIEGGPMASLENDQDVYLRYRQLRMNYYAVLALKARVYLYAGEQAKALAAARKLLTDARVDEYFPAVDPNKLLANQDNPDRVFSTEVLAGIYVKDRADIHSNYFSSEQAGNNYLHPRKNFVNMSLFAGETQDYRFQAWWRTASNESEGGYDFIKYEEIAQPAEKGETEYFYAVFMSLIRLSEVYYIAAESEPVLADKYAWLNKIRERRGLGALIVISEDDFMKRLRTEYLREFMGEGQIFFMYKRLYAAIPSDENGNDMNAYEAREEYYVLPLPSGEIANR
- a CDS encoding DUF4843 domain-containing protein, giving the protein MKWKDILFILGLSAVLGACEKKDIEVFTTDDAGIYFQLIKGYYGTTTEIYTDSLDYSFASLPASMKDVILPATVRTMGKVADYDRPFKVVVDKEGTTAIEGVHYEIDLDSVVVPAGKSSANVNVRFFRTDDLMEKSVRLALRLEDNEHFKCYFPEYKNMNTYSSTGVLIHGDSFSFTLSEMYTIPWYWRVIIETDYFGVWTPKKFVVINLVCGFTMDDWNNAGGTGAKIIYGRCGFFATMVQKYLQEQADAGTPVVDSDGKYMQLDSDYAVDYSRYE
- a CDS encoding PKD-like family lipoprotein, whose amino-acid sequence is MKMNYIILFLFGVSLCACFEDKGNYDYRDMADITIENIPEVIEVLGNSDHIVVSPKVVSSLDGEVKEGDANFEFTYKIEKKSGGTMVAGQKWVDLNPSKTLNLDTLAAFAADTYIGWFGVTDKRSGVQTSTTFDIKVSSPTYEGWMVLCNEGEQERVRMDMISAISAERVIPAYDVLAPLGFPELRHARGIGFYPNRRANPDDVIYVMSEEGTYRLERETFKTDESWNINNVDFIIPPGDEHVVYYNTVNNNNSSEALACLCVTDAGNAYAQVLSTPGAAFEKPINTSARGEAPTYRVAPYIGVSMARPGNGKAAVFYDMDNQRFMGWKQGYVDFLMQVLNPIRDKEGALFTFKTGMDLVYMESTRYSNGLVYAILQDAGGKRCIYGINMSGNGYVPESMYKDLNAPDFDKASIFAFHSQFPYMFYAVGNKVYLHNLGTNTTYPMNSIALGEHEVVTMLKFNLYRQCSLKDLNNQSDEFMARQYELMVGSYNTDAPDNNGGKLGFYPVDGVNNSVTKRAEYDGFARIKDVVYRERR
- a CDS encoding VOC family protein, coding for MERGTRMFPSLLSYTGEFNIVIDCNNAGVLAEFYSKLLGWEWTRPRANGWAAVASPTGMVFAFPEVEEYSL
- a CDS encoding phage integrase SAM-like domain-containing protein; translation: MGNYFLRKGTSKEATLFVRIRKRVPKIDKNVNTRIVIDRNVWERANKDAASLEKFYRTKDGQTIYRKMCAIDQALEELLSQGKFEDTHIDHAVESIVFAEIREQQRKEEEERKQKKQAAEEARKKDVRTFLNDFIAGIREGSIKHNGNTYSANTCKVWESFRLILERFHKKHPFTWESIDQRLVDKFLFMMEKDGYMPKSINKYLVCFRAMVGYAHKARFHNNSIAEKCFSKIRVRECDKAKEIYLNDAELQALYEMPLDGLDAQVRDVFLVGCYTCQRYSDYSALTANNFTTTARGNKVVRLIQKKTSTPVVVPIMNDNLLRIAERYDFNIPEISDVILNRYIKDILKRLSEEVPSLQKAEITKLTMREREMEERGDAEFMRNEDGDVIKYRYDLVTSHTARRSGITNLYLTGLFDTVQMMSISGHKDQRTFFDYIKLSSDEIADKIMEKLRQTENVGNEGLF
- a CDS encoding IS256 family transposase; the encoded protein is MEQEFNFESIKNKALEQLKSGKSLLGKDGAFAPLLESILNAALEGEMEAHLSDEERETGNRRNGKMQKQVQTPLGEVTVSTPRDRNSTFDPQFIKKRETILAEGVADRIIGLYALGNSTREISDWMEENLGNRVSAETISSITDRVLPEIKAWKSRLLDPVYPIVWLDAIHYKVTDERGYAVTRAIYNVLGITKEGHKELLGMYISKNEGANFWLGVLTDLQNRGVQDILIACVDGLKGFPEAIVSVYPDAIVQLCIVHQIRNSIKHVGSKHQKEFLLDLKRVYQAVNKESAEEELVKLDDKWGEQYPIVIKSWQDNWEKLTEYFQFTATIRRLIYTTNTVEGYHRQIRKVTKNKGVFPHDTALEKLVYLAYRNIRKKWTMPIPNWAAVAQQLAIKFGERFKLW